From Enterococcus mundtii, the proteins below share one genomic window:
- a CDS encoding 3-oxoacyl-ACP reductase yields MTNHYPDLANQVVFVTGAAQGIGAAQAEAFLNQGAKVFGVDLKVGKMEELAKKYPTHFISFFGDISQEEVIEQAITTCHERAGAISILLNTAGILDGYKPLLETDETLWDRIYEVNVKSLFRLTKKVLPDMLEKQTGTIINMASIAGMVAGGGGIAYTSAKHAIIGFTKQLALDYAAQGIRVKAIAPGAIQTPMNAADFAGDGEMAKWVAEETPVKRWAQPEEVAELTLFLATPQASYIHGAIVPIDGGWLLK; encoded by the coding sequence ATGACGAATCATTATCCGGACTTAGCGAATCAAGTCGTCTTTGTGACAGGCGCCGCTCAAGGAATCGGTGCTGCACAAGCAGAAGCTTTTTTAAATCAAGGAGCGAAAGTATTTGGCGTAGATCTGAAAGTGGGTAAGATGGAAGAACTAGCAAAAAAATACCCTACGCATTTTATCTCATTTTTCGGTGATATTTCGCAAGAAGAAGTGATTGAACAAGCCATTACTACGTGTCATGAAAGAGCTGGTGCTATTTCTATCTTATTGAATACCGCGGGGATTCTTGATGGCTACAAGCCTTTATTAGAAACAGACGAAACACTTTGGGATCGGATCTATGAGGTCAATGTGAAAAGCCTCTTTCGACTAACAAAAAAAGTGTTGCCTGATATGCTCGAAAAGCAAACAGGAACGATCATCAATATGGCCTCCATTGCAGGTATGGTGGCTGGCGGTGGTGGAATCGCGTATACGAGCGCCAAACATGCAATCATCGGCTTCACGAAACAGTTAGCCCTTGATTATGCTGCGCAAGGGATACGTGTAAAAGCCATCGCACCAGGTGCCATCCAAACACCGATGAATGCAGCTGATTTTGCAGGTGACGGAGAGATGGCCAAATGGGTCGCAGAAGAAACGCCTGTTAAGCGTTGGGCACAGCCGGAAGAAGTAGCAGAATTGACGTTATTTCTTGCGACGCCTCAAGCGAGTTATATCCATGGAGCAATCGTTCCAATCGATGGTGGATGGTTGCTTAAATAG
- a CDS encoding DUF998 domain-containing protein, translated as MKVIVWLMPLGMVSVVAYFVHVFLGQYLWESYDPITTDISSLTAIGAPNANLLNMILLIYGIGFLLFVIGMVVTAFEKYHGMTRIGYLIFLVMASTTVVGYKLFPLTGDKADMNFQNTMHIVVTIIVVFTTISSLFLIGFGYLKQEKLRRLGKISIATAILITFFGALNPIGMAQGWNILGLTERMVIFPLQAFVFFLSFIYTTNNKLIVKNEMV; from the coding sequence ATGAAAGTGATCGTTTGGTTGATGCCTCTTGGAATGGTTAGTGTAGTTGCTTATTTTGTACATGTGTTTCTTGGGCAATACCTTTGGGAATCATATGATCCAATCACGACAGACATCAGTTCTTTAACCGCCATTGGTGCGCCAAATGCGAATTTATTGAATATGATCCTGCTTATCTATGGTATAGGCTTTTTACTATTTGTCATTGGAATGGTCGTGACCGCCTTTGAAAAGTATCATGGGATGACTCGGATCGGTTATCTGATTTTTCTTGTGATGGCAAGCACTACAGTGGTAGGCTATAAACTATTTCCATTGACAGGCGATAAGGCGGATATGAATTTCCAAAATACGATGCATATTGTTGTGACGATCATTGTCGTATTTACTACTATATCTTCTTTATTCCTTATTGGATTTGGCTATCTAAAACAAGAAAAATTGCGTAGGTTAGGAAAAATATCTATTGCTACCGCCATATTGATCACTTTTTTTGGCGCATTGAATCCAATTGGAATGGCACAAGGATGGAATATTTTAGGGTTGACGGAGCGAATGGTGATCTTCCCACTGCAAGCCTTTGTTTTCTTTCTGTCCTTCATCTATACGACGAATAATAAGTTGATAGTGAAAAATGAAATGGTATAA
- a CDS encoding biotin transporter BioY: MTKSLKELILVAEFTAIIAVLSQFTIPLGLVPLTGQTFAIGLTATFLGKRAGTLAVCMYLLLGLIGLPVFSGMTGGMGILFGPSGGYLFGFILQSFVIGWWIEKTNSRFFHAWCANLFGSLLALVVGTLWLSFSSHLPVQTALLSGFVPFLLPELLKSTGAAYVGTTLRKRLRFNIQKLV; this comes from the coding sequence ATGACAAAATCATTAAAAGAACTTATACTCGTTGCCGAATTTACAGCAATTATTGCAGTCCTCTCACAATTTACTATCCCATTAGGTTTGGTTCCTCTTACTGGCCAGACTTTTGCGATTGGCTTGACCGCCACATTTCTTGGGAAACGTGCTGGTACTCTCGCTGTTTGTATGTATCTCTTATTAGGATTGATCGGACTACCCGTCTTTTCTGGCATGACTGGGGGAATGGGCATCTTATTCGGACCATCAGGCGGCTACCTTTTTGGTTTTATTCTTCAGTCTTTCGTCATTGGTTGGTGGATTGAGAAGACCAATTCTCGCTTTTTCCACGCTTGGTGTGCCAATCTATTCGGCTCTCTTCTTGCTTTAGTTGTAGGTACGCTTTGGTTATCATTTAGTAGTCATTTGCCAGTTCAAACTGCGCTATTGAGCGGATTCGTCCCATTCTTGTTACCAGAGTTGCTCAAAAGTACGGGAGCGGCTTATGTTGGCACTACTTTAAGAAAAAGATTACGGTTCAACATTCAAAAATTAGTTTAA
- the rpsD gene encoding 30S ribosomal protein S4, with product MSRYTGPSWKISRRLGISLSGTGKELARRPYAPGQHGPNSRGKQSEYGMQLTEKQKLRHMYGMNERQFRNLFVKASKIKEGKHGVNFMILLEQRLDNVVYRLGLATTRRQARQLVNHGHIMVDGKRVDIPSYHVAVGQVISVREKSQNISTVKEAVEATVGRPAFVSFDAEKLEGSLTRLPERDELYPEIDEALVVEYYNQSL from the coding sequence ATGTCTCGTTATACAGGACCATCATGGAAAATTTCTCGTCGCCTAGGTATTTCATTATCTGGCACAGGAAAAGAATTAGCACGTCGCCCTTACGCTCCAGGTCAACATGGACCAAACAGCCGTGGCAAACAATCAGAATACGGTATGCAATTAACTGAAAAACAAAAATTACGTCATATGTACGGTATGAACGAACGTCAATTCCGTAACTTGTTCGTTAAAGCAAGCAAAATCAAAGAAGGTAAACACGGGGTTAACTTCATGATCTTACTAGAACAACGTTTAGACAATGTTGTTTATCGTTTAGGTCTTGCAACTACTCGTCGTCAAGCACGTCAATTAGTTAACCATGGTCATATCATGGTTGATGGCAAACGTGTTGATATCCCTTCATACCACGTTGCAGTTGGTCAAGTGATTTCAGTTCGTGAAAAATCACAAAACATCTCAACTGTAAAAGAAGCAGTTGAAGCAACTGTTGGACGTCCAGCATTCGTAAGCTTTGACGCTGAAAAATTAGAAGGTTCATTGACTCGTTTACCAGAACGTGACGAATTGTACCCAGAAATTGACGAAGCACTTGTCGTTGAATACTACAACCAAAGCCTATAA
- a CDS encoding formate/nitrite transporter family protein, which yields MNPVSPLFEKIEASIEKKVDLIGNSYARYAVRALLASLFLTLGTAVAFSIAIKGEHIAHGFGKILYAFMFSWSLVMILYMNAELGTSNMLYMSVGVQRKRLKLGLAAKILFTCILFNLIGGVLFGFLISLTTPFQDLPMDNYMLESIAVKLTKPTTTILVEAMFANIVVNTAVLISMRMKDDAGKVLAIVFIIFIFAFLGYEHVIANFPAFTLAYFVSGGQMDAMTVGNVIHNLSFALIGNYVGGGLVIGLGYAWLNQSKSSYVD from the coding sequence ATGAACCCAGTATCACCGTTGTTTGAAAAGATTGAGGCATCAATCGAAAAGAAAGTTGATTTGATCGGAAATAGTTACGCCCGTTATGCCGTGCGTGCTTTATTAGCCAGTTTGTTCTTGACACTTGGAACTGCTGTTGCTTTTTCGATTGCAATCAAAGGTGAGCATATTGCTCATGGATTTGGAAAGATACTTTATGCGTTTATGTTTAGTTGGTCGTTAGTCATGATTTTATACATGAATGCTGAACTTGGTACCTCAAATATGCTTTATATGTCGGTCGGGGTCCAACGTAAGCGGTTAAAATTAGGTCTAGCTGCAAAAATTCTGTTTACTTGTATTTTATTTAACTTGATTGGTGGGGTATTATTTGGCTTTTTAATTTCTTTGACGACACCATTCCAAGATCTGCCGATGGATAATTATATGTTAGAGTCGATTGCAGTCAAATTGACGAAACCGACAACAACCATTTTGGTGGAAGCAATGTTTGCCAACATTGTAGTAAATACAGCGGTATTGATTAGTATGCGAATGAAAGATGATGCAGGGAAAGTCTTAGCGATTGTTTTCATTATTTTCATTTTTGCTTTTTTAGGCTATGAACACGTTATTGCCAACTTCCCGGCATTCACATTAGCTTATTTTGTTTCAGGTGGGCAGATGGATGCCATGACTGTTGGTAATGTGATCCACAATCTTTCCTTTGCGTTGATTGGGAATTACGTTGGTGGTGGTTTAGTCATTGGTTTAGGTTATGCATGGTTGAATCAATCAAAATCATCCTATGTTGACTAG
- a CDS encoding DNA alkylation repair protein: protein METIVFPNNKEKAQQMEAYMKHHFRFAGVPKPERALLQKALLKESQEIPISDLLLLVKDYYMQEEREYQYLAIDLVQKNVKRLSFDNLVWLLELVSQKEWWDSIDSWQKVYSTWGKLHQEVEAVFKLFEGQEDFWLRRIAITLQLGFKEETDVALLERAIDADRSTKEFFIQKAIGWALRDYSKTNPLWVKEQLTKELSKLATREASKYL, encoded by the coding sequence TTGGAGACAATTGTTTTTCCGAATAATAAAGAAAAAGCTCAGCAGATGGAAGCTTACATGAAGCATCATTTCCGATTTGCAGGAGTTCCTAAGCCAGAAAGAGCGTTACTACAAAAGGCTCTTTTAAAAGAAAGCCAGGAGATACCTATTTCAGACTTACTTTTATTAGTAAAAGATTATTATATGCAGGAAGAACGGGAGTATCAGTATTTAGCGATCGATTTAGTCCAAAAGAACGTCAAGCGTCTTTCTTTTGATAACTTAGTATGGTTACTTGAGCTTGTCTCACAGAAGGAATGGTGGGACAGTATTGATTCTTGGCAAAAAGTCTACAGCACGTGGGGAAAACTTCACCAAGAAGTTGAGGCGGTTTTCAAATTATTTGAAGGTCAAGAAGACTTTTGGTTAAGACGAATTGCGATCACCCTGCAACTAGGGTTCAAAGAAGAGACAGATGTCGCTCTACTCGAACGAGCGATTGACGCAGATCGTTCAACAAAGGAATTTTTTATTCAAAAGGCTATTGGTTGGGCGTTGCGGGACTATAGCAAAACAAATCCACTTTGGGTAAAAGAACAATTGACAAAAGAATTAAGCAAGCTTGCAACGAGAGAAGCAAGTAAGTATTTATAG
- a CDS encoding HAD family hydrolase translates to MTRKLIAFDIDGTLLDSNKQALDSTREALEKLRKDGHLVTIATGRSRFHAQEVIRDLAFSNYILCNGAAGFLDHEQVYKNLLDQEQLHQFIQEAQEKDIDTAFVSLDSIKRFSSNRIDMMEDAMHSFGAHLPELDEYFVEKQDVYQALAFFDHSYDQQFSAYDRIRFVRWHENSVDVVPHDGSKAVTIMNLANRVGIAPEDVISFGDGQNDREMLRMSGIGVAMGNAVPEVQAEAKMVTDTNDQDGIWKALKELALI, encoded by the coding sequence ATGACACGCAAATTAATTGCTTTTGATATCGACGGCACGTTGTTAGATTCCAACAAACAGGCATTGGACAGTACAAGGGAAGCCTTGGAAAAACTGCGTAAAGATGGACATTTAGTGACGATTGCTACAGGGCGTAGTCGCTTTCACGCACAAGAAGTTATCCGTGATCTAGCATTTAGCAATTATATTCTATGTAACGGTGCAGCCGGATTTTTGGATCATGAACAAGTCTATAAAAATTTGCTGGATCAAGAACAATTACACCAATTTATTCAAGAAGCGCAAGAAAAGGATATTGATACAGCATTTGTTAGTTTAGATTCAATCAAACGCTTTTCATCTAATCGTATCGATATGATGGAAGATGCGATGCATTCATTTGGTGCACATTTACCAGAATTGGACGAATACTTTGTTGAAAAACAGGATGTCTATCAAGCATTAGCTTTCTTTGACCATTCCTATGATCAACAATTCAGCGCTTATGATCGTATTCGGTTTGTGCGTTGGCACGAAAATAGTGTCGATGTGGTGCCACACGATGGTTCCAAAGCGGTAACGATCATGAACCTAGCCAATCGAGTAGGGATTGCGCCAGAAGACGTCATCAGTTTTGGTGACGGACAAAATGATCGCGAAATGCTTCGCATGTCTGGTATTGGGGTGGCAATGGGGAATGCCGTACCAGAAGTTCAAGCGGAAGCAAAAATGGTGACAGATACGAATGATCAAGATGGTATTTGGAAGGCTTTGAAAGAATTAGCTTTGATTTAA
- a CDS encoding TIGR00282 family metallophosphoesterase produces MRVLFIGDVVGAMGREMITEYLPRLKKKYRPQMTIVNGENAASGRGITEKIYKKFLQDGVDVVTMGNHTWDNRDIFEFIDDAKKMVRPANFPEGTPGQGIVFVKVNQLELAVINMQARSFMVDLDDPFRKMTELVEEARKRTPIIFVDFHGETTSEKQAMGWFLDGKVSAVVGTHTHVQTNDARILPQGTAYLTDVGMTGPYDGILGMRREPVIEKFLTALPKRFEVVEQGRGLLSGCILDIDDQTGQAKDIQLIQINDDRPYRE; encoded by the coding sequence GTGCGGGTATTGTTTATTGGTGATGTAGTAGGTGCGATGGGTAGAGAAATGATCACAGAATATCTCCCTCGCTTGAAGAAAAAATATCGTCCACAAATGACGATCGTGAATGGTGAGAATGCGGCTTCAGGTCGTGGGATCACAGAGAAAATCTATAAGAAGTTTCTGCAAGATGGCGTAGATGTCGTGACGATGGGGAATCATACGTGGGACAATCGTGATATTTTTGAATTTATCGATGACGCGAAAAAAATGGTTCGTCCAGCAAATTTTCCAGAAGGTACGCCAGGGCAAGGAATCGTTTTTGTCAAAGTCAATCAATTGGAACTGGCAGTCATCAATATGCAAGCTCGTTCATTTATGGTTGATTTAGATGATCCATTTCGTAAAATGACCGAGTTAGTCGAAGAAGCTCGGAAAAGAACACCGATCATTTTTGTTGATTTTCATGGAGAAACGACGAGTGAAAAACAAGCAATGGGCTGGTTTTTAGATGGAAAAGTGTCTGCTGTAGTCGGTACACACACGCACGTTCAAACGAACGATGCGCGAATCTTGCCACAAGGAACGGCATATTTGACGGATGTTGGTATGACGGGTCCATATGATGGGATTTTAGGGATGCGTCGTGAACCGGTCATTGAAAAATTTTTAACGGCTTTACCAAAGCGTTTTGAAGTGGTGGAACAAGGTCGTGGGCTTTTAAGTGGTTGTATCTTGGACATCGACGACCAGACAGGACAAGCAAAAGATATCCAATTGATCCAAATCAACGATGACCGCCCTTACAGAGAATAG
- a CDS encoding YlbF family regulator: MQDKTTIQLEVDQLATLLKKNETITRYQELEHKVKHSRYLNQQTEALKQAQKDAVQYAHYGQKEAEKEAIKRIEVLTQSIDDYPLVIAYRRQLVEANELLQHLTQMIQNEINEYIEEEHNASKN, translated from the coding sequence GTGCAGGACAAAACGACGATCCAATTAGAAGTCGACCAATTGGCGACTCTTTTAAAGAAGAATGAAACGATCACACGTTATCAAGAATTGGAACATAAAGTGAAACATAGTCGTTACTTGAATCAACAAACAGAAGCATTGAAGCAAGCGCAAAAAGATGCAGTACAATATGCGCATTATGGACAAAAAGAAGCAGAAAAAGAAGCAATCAAACGGATCGAAGTCCTGACACAATCTATCGACGACTATCCTTTAGTGATTGCTTACCGCCGTCAACTGGTGGAGGCAAATGAGTTATTGCAACACTTGACTCAAATGATCCAAAATGAAATCAATGAGTATATAGAGGAGGAGCATAATGCCTCAAAAAACTAA
- the mutS gene encoding DNA mismatch repair protein MutS has translation MEQYLSIKAQYQDAFLFYRLGDFYELFYEDAVKAAQILELTLTSRNRNADDPIPMCGVPHHSAQGYIDSLIEKGYKVAICEQVEDPKTTKGMVKREVVQLVTPGTVMDSKGLSAKDNNFLTAVVNQGSAFGFAYADLSTGELKTARLLDEEAVLNETSALQTKELILGTEISETLYEQLSTRLGLVFSKQESVEENAEFNFLTSELTDELEKEATGKLLTYLAVTQKRSLAHIQKAVEYQPDHFLKMDYYSKFNLELSQSIRTGKKHGTLLWLLDETKTAMGGRLLKQWLDRPLIQSHQINARQEMVASLINSYFERLDLQSALTKVYDLERLAGRVAFGNVNGRDLIQLKTSLQQVPMIRGLIEGIDQGQWSELLTDMQPMDSLVELIEQAIQEDAPLQITEGNVIKDGFNEQLDTYRSAMRNGKQWLAELEARERQSTGIKNLKVGFNRVFGYYIEITKANLMNAELEKYERKQTLANAERFITPELKELETQILEAEEKSVDLEYQLFLAVREEVKKAIQPLQTLAKSLSTVDVLQSFATISERYQYVRPELTNQKTLVIEEGRHPVVEKVLGHQEYIPNSVIMSEEEMILLITGPNMSGKSTYMRQLALTVLMAQMGCFVPAQKAVLPIFDRIFTRIGASDDLIAGQSTFMVEMMEANQALRHATPNSLILFDELGRGTATYDGMALAQAIIEYIHQHVKAKTLFSTHYHELTVLDTELPQLKNVHVGAVEKDGDVVFLHKMMDGPADKSYGIHVAKIAGLPDELLSRASAILAFLESGETTHHVSALEASVTKKSDYPKSQTNQPSHQVNEESQQLSLFGEVTEAETQIIAALKQLNLLEMTPMDALNKLYELQKQL, from the coding sequence ATGGAACAATATCTAAGCATCAAGGCACAATACCAAGATGCTTTTTTGTTCTATCGTCTCGGAGATTTTTATGAATTATTTTATGAAGATGCTGTCAAAGCAGCACAAATCTTAGAACTGACATTAACTAGTCGAAATCGTAATGCGGATGATCCAATTCCGATGTGTGGGGTACCGCATCATTCTGCACAAGGATATATCGACAGTTTGATCGAAAAAGGCTACAAAGTAGCGATTTGTGAACAAGTCGAAGATCCAAAGACGACCAAAGGCATGGTCAAACGAGAAGTCGTGCAATTAGTGACTCCTGGAACAGTGATGGATAGTAAAGGATTATCAGCCAAAGACAACAACTTTCTGACGGCGGTAGTCAATCAAGGTTCCGCTTTCGGGTTTGCTTATGCCGATTTGAGTACAGGCGAATTAAAAACAGCCCGCTTACTTGATGAAGAAGCTGTTTTGAACGAAACCTCTGCGTTACAAACAAAAGAATTGATTCTAGGTACAGAGATCAGTGAAACGTTATATGAACAACTAAGCACAAGACTTGGCTTAGTCTTCTCAAAACAAGAAAGTGTAGAAGAAAATGCAGAATTCAATTTTCTAACGAGTGAGTTGACGGATGAATTAGAAAAGGAAGCGACTGGAAAGTTACTTACTTATTTAGCAGTCACGCAAAAAAGAAGTTTGGCACATATCCAAAAAGCGGTTGAATACCAACCAGATCATTTCTTGAAGATGGATTATTATTCTAAATTCAATTTAGAATTAAGCCAGTCGATCCGTACTGGAAAAAAACACGGCACACTTCTATGGTTATTAGATGAAACCAAAACAGCAATGGGAGGACGTTTGCTCAAACAATGGCTTGATCGTCCGCTGATCCAATCCCATCAGATCAATGCTCGGCAAGAAATGGTGGCATCGCTGATCAATAGTTATTTTGAACGTCTTGATTTACAGAGTGCGTTGACGAAAGTCTATGATTTAGAACGTTTAGCTGGACGTGTCGCATTTGGTAACGTCAATGGTCGAGATTTGATCCAGTTAAAAACATCGCTACAACAAGTACCGATGATTCGCGGGCTGATTGAAGGCATCGATCAAGGACAATGGTCAGAGTTATTAACAGATATGCAGCCAATGGATTCATTAGTTGAGTTGATCGAACAAGCGATCCAAGAGGATGCACCTTTACAAATCACTGAAGGAAACGTCATCAAAGATGGCTTCAATGAACAGCTAGACACCTATCGTTCTGCGATGAGAAATGGCAAACAGTGGTTAGCAGAATTAGAAGCGCGCGAACGCCAAAGTACAGGGATCAAAAATTTAAAAGTTGGGTTTAATCGAGTGTTTGGTTACTATATTGAAATCACGAAAGCGAATTTGATGAATGCTGAACTGGAAAAATATGAACGTAAACAAACGTTAGCCAATGCAGAACGATTTATCACTCCTGAATTAAAAGAATTAGAAACACAGATTCTAGAAGCGGAAGAAAAATCAGTCGATCTAGAATACCAACTCTTTTTAGCTGTTAGAGAAGAAGTGAAAAAAGCAATCCAGCCATTGCAAACCTTAGCAAAATCATTGAGTACTGTAGACGTCTTACAAAGTTTTGCAACGATCAGTGAGCGTTATCAATATGTTCGTCCAGAATTGACGAACCAAAAGACACTAGTGATCGAAGAAGGACGTCATCCGGTGGTAGAAAAAGTGTTAGGGCATCAAGAATATATCCCAAATAGCGTGATCATGTCGGAAGAAGAAATGATCTTGTTGATCACTGGTCCTAATATGTCTGGTAAAAGTACGTATATGCGACAGTTAGCATTGACGGTATTGATGGCTCAGATGGGCTGTTTTGTTCCGGCGCAAAAAGCAGTGCTGCCGATTTTTGATCGGATCTTTACCCGAATCGGTGCAAGTGATGATTTGATTGCGGGGCAAAGTACCTTTATGGTGGAAATGATGGAAGCCAACCAAGCGTTGCGTCATGCGACGCCGAACAGTTTGATTTTATTTGATGAACTCGGTCGAGGAACAGCAACTTACGATGGAATGGCATTAGCACAAGCCATCATCGAGTACATTCATCAACACGTCAAAGCCAAGACGTTGTTTTCTACGCACTACCATGAGTTGACGGTGCTTGATACAGAATTGCCGCAATTGAAAAATGTTCATGTTGGCGCAGTCGAAAAAGATGGCGATGTGGTATTTTTACACAAGATGATGGACGGTCCGGCAGATAAAAGCTACGGGATACATGTAGCTAAAATCGCGGGTCTACCAGATGAATTATTGTCACGTGCCTCTGCGATCTTAGCCTTTTTAGAATCAGGAGAAACGACACACCATGTCTCTGCACTTGAAGCATCTGTCACGAAAAAAAGCGACTATCCTAAGTCACAAACCAACCAACCAAGCCATCAGGTCAATGAAGAGAGTCAACAACTATCTTTATTTGGTGAAGTAACGGAAGCTGAAACGCAAATCATTGCTGCATTGAAACAGTTGAACCTACTAGAAATGACGCCAATGGATGCGTTGAATAAATTGTACGAACTGCAAAAACAATTATAG
- the mutL gene encoding DNA mismatch repair endonuclease MutL — translation MAKIQELSERLANQIAAGEVVERPASVVKELVENAIDAHSSQIDILVEEAGLRKIQIIDNGEGILAEDVENAFKRHATSKIHNRDDLFRIRTLGFRGEALPSIASVSELTIETANQDETQGTYLELKGGEVLTHRPAPLRQGTKITVSNLFFNTPARLKYVKTLQTELANIGDIVNRLALSHPDIAFRLVHDGNKMLATAGNGDLKQTIAGIYGLATAKKMLKVEAKDLDFEVSGYISLPEVTRASRNYLSTIINGRFIKNFSLNKAIVAGYGSKLMVGRFPIAVLEVKMDPLLVDVNVHPTKQEVRLSKEKELTELIAQAIQQALSQENLIPSAADNLRFKKKIADQPKTEQIEIDLSYAFEEPPKKPQSLNFDRQTGTFYVEENPQKSTYPVDKSVENVENSSIFSEDTLNYPEKEEKTVDNSGEIVDNFVEKPVDNFQQNHLSTVDNYSVQEERTASVEEKSIEEESSFEQEESKLHPEFDMSHDSRILEKAISKVEQEVPTQRFPHLEYFGQMHGTYLFAQSNEGLYIIDQHAAQERIKYEYFREKIGDVSDDLQELLVPFVLDYPNSDAIKLKEKKELLEEAGIYLEEFGQNSFIVRAHPTWYPSGEEESIIQGMIDMLLTTGEVSVKKFREATAIMMSCKRSIKANHYLNEAQARVLLKDLAKCENPFNCPHGRPVLIHFTNSDMERMFKRIQDPH, via the coding sequence ATGGCGAAGATCCAAGAATTATCCGAACGCTTGGCCAATCAAATCGCCGCAGGAGAAGTCGTTGAACGACCCGCTTCTGTGGTGAAAGAACTTGTTGAAAATGCCATTGATGCCCATAGCTCTCAAATCGATATTCTCGTAGAAGAAGCCGGTTTACGAAAAATCCAAATCATCGATAACGGTGAAGGAATCTTAGCAGAAGACGTTGAAAATGCGTTCAAACGTCACGCAACGAGTAAAATCCATAACCGTGATGACTTGTTCCGCATTCGGACATTAGGGTTCCGAGGGGAAGCTCTTCCTAGTATTGCTTCTGTCTCTGAATTGACGATCGAGACAGCCAATCAAGATGAAACACAAGGGACCTATCTTGAATTAAAAGGTGGGGAAGTGTTGACACATCGTCCTGCTCCATTGAGACAAGGAACGAAAATCACAGTGAGCAATTTGTTTTTCAACACGCCTGCACGGTTAAAATACGTCAAGACATTACAAACGGAATTGGCGAATATAGGCGATATCGTCAATCGACTAGCGTTGAGCCATCCCGACATCGCCTTTCGCTTAGTCCATGATGGCAACAAGATGTTAGCAACAGCTGGTAACGGAGATTTGAAACAAACAATTGCCGGAATCTATGGTTTGGCGACAGCGAAAAAAATGTTGAAGGTTGAAGCAAAAGATCTAGATTTTGAAGTTTCTGGTTACATTTCTTTACCAGAAGTCACTCGTGCGAGTCGTAATTATCTTTCAACGATCATCAACGGTCGTTTTATCAAGAACTTTTCCTTGAACAAAGCAATCGTGGCAGGTTATGGTTCTAAACTGATGGTTGGTCGTTTTCCAATTGCTGTTTTAGAAGTCAAAATGGACCCGTTGCTTGTCGATGTGAATGTCCATCCAACGAAGCAAGAAGTTCGTCTATCGAAGGAAAAAGAATTGACTGAATTGATTGCACAAGCGATTCAACAAGCACTAAGTCAAGAAAATCTGATTCCTAGTGCAGCAGACAATTTACGTTTCAAGAAAAAAATCGCCGATCAACCTAAAACGGAACAAATCGAAATCGATCTTTCTTATGCGTTTGAGGAACCACCAAAGAAACCCCAAAGTTTAAATTTCGATCGCCAGACAGGTACATTTTACGTGGAAGAAAATCCACAAAAATCAACCTATCCTGTTGATAAGTCTGTGGAAAATGTTGAAAACTCTTCTATTTTTTCTGAAGATACACTGAATTATCCAGAAAAAGAGGAAAAAACGGTGGATAACTCTGGTGAAATTGTTGATAACTTTGTAGAAAAACCAGTGGATAACTTTCAGCAAAATCATTTATCCACTGTTGATAACTACTCAGTACAAGAAGAACGAACAGCATCAGTAGAAGAGAAAAGCATAGAGGAAGAATCAAGCTTTGAGCAAGAAGAAAGCAAGTTGCATCCCGAGTTTGACATGAGTCACGATAGCCGAATTTTGGAGAAAGCAATCAGTAAAGTCGAGCAGGAAGTACCAACACAACGTTTCCCACATCTTGAATATTTTGGCCAAATGCATGGGACCTATCTATTTGCCCAAAGCAATGAAGGCTTATACATCATTGATCAACATGCTGCGCAAGAGCGGATCAAATATGAATATTTCCGTGAAAAAATCGGCGATGTTTCAGATGATTTGCAAGAATTACTCGTTCCTTTTGTTTTAGACTATCCTAATAGTGATGCAATCAAGCTAAAAGAGAAGAAAGAACTATTAGAAGAGGCAGGCATTTATCTGGAAGAATTTGGTCAGAATAGTTTTATCGTAAGAGCGCATCCGACATGGTATCCAAGTGGGGAAGAAGAATCGATCATTCAAGGGATGATCGACATGTTATTGACAACTGGTGAAGTGAGTGTGAAGAAATTCAGAGAAGCCACAGCAATCATGATGAGCTGTAAACGCTCGATCAAAGCGAATCACTACTTGAACGAAGCACAAGCGAGGGTCTTATTAAAAGACTTAGCAAAATGTGAGAATCCGTTCAACTGTCCTCATGGTCGTCCGGTATTGATCCACTTTACGAATTCAGACATGGAACGAATGTTTAAACGAATCCAAGATCCGCATTGA